Part of the Mauremys mutica isolate MM-2020 ecotype Southern chromosome 1, ASM2049712v1, whole genome shotgun sequence genome is shown below.
GCCCTCACTGCTGCTTCTTGGACTGATTCCTACAACTCCTGGTTCCCCTCCTTACTCTGGTGTACcagttccaaaacctccttctTCCAAGGGAGTGactgccctttcccagcagcccTTGTCTGTTGCCAgtttcctggctttataggccccgCCTGTTCCTTCCCAACTGAGCCTGCTTGCAATCAattcctgctccctggctcttcctctAGGTGCAGCCTGTGGAGGTAATAGGCCTACCTGGCCACCTTCATCCCATCCAatcctgtgtggggtggacaccccatcacaggaacATATGAGAAAAAAGGCAGCAGATCTCAAATAAAACACAACATCAAACTGTTTTTAGTGATGGGTCCTTCCTTTACGGCATTAGTTAAAGCAATGTTATGTTACGTAACTGAATAGCTTACAGTTCCAATTCATATGTTAAATAATTGGTCAAAAGAAATTCCTAAAATGTCCCAGCTGCCTGTCATGGAACCTATATGAAAACTAAAAACAATGCCTACTTATTAACCCTAGTTCTCTTTCAGTAAATCTGAAAATTCTTTTAGAtcatctaaataaaaaaaaaatccacaacctatttttaaacaaagctttGCAGAATAAACAGCTGTTTTTTCTGCATCTTTACAGTAGGGATATGCCGAAAAAATTGTCTTCTATATTTCATGACCACATGTGAGTTTGTTGCTGATCAAATAAGCCATGCCTTTGTAACAGCAGAAAACTCCGGGTTTGAGTTTAACACACATGAATTGTGTAGGGCACAAGTGAAACGAATGTCTGGAATAACTTCTGAGATATGACTAGAAACAACAGAAGTGTGCTCTATTTTCAGTGAGGTTGCATGGAGGTAACTGGCTCAGTATGGTATAAAGAGGTACATGAAATAattatatttctcattcctcCCAACAGTTTCCTAttgaggaagaagaggaaattTTGTCATCAGTTTTGCCAGATTCCAAAAAGGAAAGTGATCTACCTGATTTCACCCACATTGAAGAGTTTGGAAATTTGAGCTCTGCTCAAGCCCGACTAGCCTACGAGGACTCTCATTTGCTCATAAACTTGGAGAAACAAAAACTAGAACTGGAGAAACAGCGGCTAGATATTGAAGCTGAAAGACTACAGGTGGAGAAAGAGCGCCTGCAGATTGAAAAGGAGCGATTACGGCATGTAGCCCTCGAGCATGAGAGACTTCAACTGGAGAAGGAGCGAATCCAGATTGAGCGGGAGAAACTGAGGCTAGAGGCTCTGCGTGCTGAAAAACCTGCCCTGGAAAATGACATCACCCAAGTGGAAAAACCCATTTTACAGCCTCTGGATCTAGAAACTGAAAAACTAAAACTCGAAAAAGAACGTTTACAATTAGAGAAAGAGAggttgcaatttttaaaatatgaatctGAGAAGCTGCAGATTGAGAAGGAACGTTTACAAGTGGAAAAAGAACGCTTTCGAATTCAGCGAGAGGGTCACTTGCAGTGAACTTCTTGGCTAAGGTGTCATTAATAGTGTTTTGATGTTCAAATATAAGTAGTTTTTTCTTAATACAGAAACTGTCCTAGAGGTTTAACTTTCTTCTGTCCAAAATTTAAAGTTGATGttaaactaaaaaaataaaaaatgaaaaggaaTGGTGTTTGGTAAATCAGTGTGCCTACATAAATGGAACTTATGTGTGAAACTGCTTTTCAGTGTAGCAGAATCAAGTATTATGTTCTCTTGCATCGAGTATTGTATTGTATAATTTGGTGTCCTGCTCTTACAAGCACATTAAGGATCAAGACAGCTGAATCTTTCCACTGTTATAACAGTGTTACCTTAAAAGTATGGGAACTGTCAAAATAAATCCGCACATATTGTGAAGGAATGATGTTGAAGATAGCCcaaacatatttattttttacacaAAGCAAACTACATGAGGTGATAAttgcatttaatttcattttctttacTTTATAAACACTTTTTCAAAATTCAAATGAAGTGCAAGTTAATTTCAATACATATGGGTTTATTGTCCTGCCCTCTAGTGGCCAGAAAAGATAAAGAGACAGTAGTATTCTGTCTACCTGGAATCAGTGTATTAGACAGTCACATATCAACTGTATCTAAATAAAAACTGGACTGATGGATGAGTCAATGAATTAGCAATGCTGTGCAGTTTTCTACTTCCAGATTACCAGTCTGAATCTAATGGAGACTCCTAGTGGCAGAAAGTAATTATCATGTGATTGCTGTGGAGTGACCTCTGTGGAATAACTTAATAGATTCAGTCCATTTCTTAGCCCACAGTTATGCAGGTTGCAAAAGAACAGACCACAATTAGCTCACTTGCTGGTAGTCTCAGGAGCAATTGAACCAACAAATTTACCCAAATGGTGAGCTCAACTAAAAAGTATAtaaaagttcataagatgttacaataacctataataacaaatgttgatgggaataGGGTACAAAAGGGAGACAGAGTAACTGAATTAGTCTAAACTAAAAGGCCACACTGATATGATTCAAGGACTGTTGAAATTATGCTTGTTAAAAACAGGAGATGTGGAGCTGGAAGTTAATAAGCCAAAATTGGTATATCAGATATTAGGTCTAATTGGTAGACAAAATAATgaagggatgggctattccatccTTTTTTGGGTCTGTAAAGAGATTTTTGAAGGAAAGCAAGGAAATAAGAAAGAGAAGAATAGATGGAAAGAACAGACATCAGCTACTGGAGTGAGCTTTAcaatcatggctgccacccccaccatttCTGGGAGCACCaggccttcatcatcctgatcATGAGAGATGTTCTGGCCAGAACAGGCCAGACAGACAGGCAGAAGGATCCAGATGATACCGCTACCTCTAGTGGCTCCAGCTGAATGCTATACATGACCTGGGAAggcagttattaccatctttgatactatctaagagactgtcaaacaagtcCTTTTAAGGttggactttaacaacaacagaaGCAAGGACATCTTtggcccatctcaactaacttctctttttcCCAAAAGGACTGTTATTACCATCTTTGGTACCATCTACCAAACATGGGtttttaccttctaaaaaatctTTCCAGCTAAAGGGAACAAGGACTGaaagcttttaaaatgaaaactttattgaatactttacattttaaatactgtttttccttcttttctgtatctttaataaaagcttAAAAGGATATTTAATGGTGTGTTTTCCATggtgctaagcaggctgaggtctctgtataccaagcTCCAGACCTTGTTTAACGACTGGGTGATGTTAACACCTTTAGCCCATatattccatttaaattaatacaacactGCACATACATGATTAATCCTGCCTGGCCAAGACTGAGACACATTGGTAAAGTGGTGTGAAGAAGCTTGCATTGCTGCTTCCTATGTAGTATATATTCTGCAATCAAATAGAAAAATAATGTTTAAGGCTGTTAGTATTTTTCGTAAGTAACACATTcacttaaattaaaaaagaatttaGGGAATTTTAAATTAGAACATACATATTTACTTGTTTATGTTCCAACTGAGCCAGACTTTAGATCTCTCATCCTTTACCTTTGGTGTCTCCGTTTGAAAACTAAAACAATATCAGAGTGTTAAATTGGAATATACGTTGAGCGATTTACATAGGTTATGTGTACATAAACATGTTAATACCACTATAGGATTACTTTTATTCTGCAAATAAAGTGTTATTTTTCTGTTACTGAAATAAGCATGCTTCTACAGTGGAAATAAATTTGAATACTACAAGTCAAAATTGCTGTTGAGCAGGTGCTTCTTATTATAGAGACAAAGCTCCTAGTCAGTAGTATAAAGTAGGTGGGGGTGGTGAAAGCTATAAAGAAGCATCCAGACTTCTATCATAACGCTGGTGTGGATTGCAGTGTTGCCAGATCTTGTGATGTTATAGTTAGTAATAGGATTTTGGGCCCTGGTGGAGCCAGTCTTCTATGACTGGAAAAGCTCCAGCCTTCACTTCACTTCACGGATTTTTGGACCGCCTAGGGGAAAGCcccttctgattggctgccttccccaCTTCCCTGCCTTCTGGGTAGgaacagccaatgagagctgctatAGGGGATAGGCATAGCTTTGTCCCCTCCCCTTGGGGCCAAGAGGAGTTTTTGGATAGGGGAAGAGGGTCAAGGGAGAggctgacagagaggagtgaGGTTCAAAAAGAACCGAGCAGTTCAGGGCAGCTCCGCTCCCTCCTCACCCTTTCCCTCCTGAGAAAAATGGGTCAGTCTgctctgctccttccctgcaACACCTAGTATGGGAGTGGAGAAAGGAGGACTTCTTTGGCGctgcccctctcccaggcctgggaGACAGTATGGGTGTGAAGAACCCATAATGCTGCAGGCCTGTGGCATGTCCGAGGAACCTCCACAGCTGCAGAAGGAGCAGAGGTGCACTAGGGGCTAAGGGCCAGATGTGAGAATCGGGGGCAAGAGAattgtgtgtttgggggtgggagaacTGATGTGCAGCTGGAGCTTATGTGAGGGCTGGGTGCAAAAATTAATTGACTCGGGGTGGCAGAGTTGATACAAGAGGTAGGGCACAAAATTAAGTGGTGTTGGGATGCAGTGGCAAAAATTTTGCTTCTCACTATAAACTGATAACACTAATGGTACCACATACATattgggggtcaggaggggaaGTTAAAAAATTACTTAATCTgtaaaaagaaaacataattCTGTGGCCAAATTCATgatttgggggcgggggtctgACTCACGATTTTTGAACTGTGTGGTTGGCAATACTGGGATTGTTCCCCTGAGATCCACACATGGAGGGAGAGTAACCTGTGGGCAGATTTCTCCCCTTCATTGCAGAAGTGGGAATTCGGCTTCTCCCACACACTGTTCCATCTTCCCCTAGGCCTCACAGAGAGCACTCAAGAGGTACAGTCTATCCTGAGGGAATGGGTTAAGACTCGGTGATACTGGGGTAGGAGCAAACAGGCTGGTATGGATTAGCTGCTAATTAAAATTGTCTAATTCTTTAAATTTAACTCTttagaaattttccatgccagtaTCTCCTCAgactgtttatttttgttttgtttttttaatttcttgcaAAACCACTTCAATGGGAGAATGAgacaggagctgggggaggaagaCTGGATGGAACAGATTCAGGGGGATACAGGATAGAAGGTTCTGTCACTGCTGAAGTGCACTCCTCTCCAGAGCCTGAAATAGAACCGAGGAGTCCTGGGTTTACACTTTCCTTTTGCTCTCAGCAAATAGTCTGTAAAACTCACCAGCAAAGTAATTGTCTCTTTCCCCTCTAATGACTGGTCCACATAGAGAGTAATAACCTACTACTCCTACCAGTTTCTTTGTTAACTCAAGTAGCAAAGGTCAGTACTGAGGA
Proteins encoded:
- the MSANTD4 gene encoding myb/SANT-like DNA-binding domain-containing protein 4 → MEKMKQLKRKRKSNFSVQETQTLLKEIRKRKEVLFSKQLNTTINEMKRKAWEEIAECVNAVGEGEQRTGTEVKRRYLDWRALMKRKRLNANIKLVGAGFHLPSSDLDDSVNEEMDEKMGFTNENSFEWLNITDFREASGSLTEIKVEEEEDPQNFEFPIEEEEEILSSVLPDSKKESDLPDFTHIEEFGNLSSAQARLAYEDSHLLINLEKQKLELEKQRLDIEAERLQVEKERLQIEKERLRHVALEHERLQLEKERIQIEREKLRLEALRAEKPALENDITQVEKPILQPLDLETEKLKLEKERLQLEKERLQFLKYESEKLQIEKERLQVEKERFRIQREGHLQ